The following proteins come from a genomic window of Miscanthus floridulus cultivar M001 chromosome 2, ASM1932011v1, whole genome shotgun sequence:
- the LOC136539187 gene encoding uncharacterized protein — MAGDMEIFELLKLDPHIQDIIQHLPLYDGKFDPQAYIDWELKVDNEFDEHDLSEKQKICIASNVLIEYALLEWKHICRHNKVLESWEDFKFLFRDAFVPSYYADYLLAKLDNLKQDSRTVKEYYHDFKICIMFGGLDECMEDVMSRFMRGLNSEIRTLLISKSYKHIGQLFCLALNAEKESLLFVNTCKNDVTHNVQNLSTLHANEEQQIVEPTTDFPLSQNELLVVPCDKEELCADDSFTPMPQVANKCDTFGLEPYKCAEDKLFHPITCAQDELNLLSSLNTLGYIEFDILCNLNCLKEKLKFDSGLPSFNHCSLHAIGKYDSKGEYLVHKVYICSNLKYPFGPQYQDQIEGCTNTNNVLQSFPSFSNMQQGKAKEGEHCWLWPCSIVVAPCSNIKASTFECHWGKSRTTCSQEGENDEDITCLDTTTLATFDSQKYLHGSREGLIAYGKHGRLMKLIGDQIHVFLTSSTWTPRHFWSKERKRSNPTRFGAGFGLQDSSNL; from the exons atggcaggtgatatggagatttttgagctgttgaaactagaccctcatattcaggatatcattcaacacttgccgttatatgatggtaagtttgatcctcaagcttacattgattgggagttaaaagtagacaatgaatttgatgagcatgacctgtccgagaaacaaaagatttgtattgcctctaatgttttgattgaatatgctttactagaatggaaacacatttgtaggcataacaaagttctagaatcttgggaagacttcaaatttctttttagagatgcattcgttccttcatattatgctgattatttgcttgcaaaattagacaacttgaagcaagATAGTAGGACTGTAAAAGAATACTACCATGATTTTAAGATTTgcatcatgtttggtggattagatgaatgcatggaagatgttatgagtaggttcatgagagggctcaattctgaaattcgaaccttgttaattagtaAATCATACAaacatattggtcaattgttttgtcttgctctcaatgctgaaaaggagagtctattatttgtgaatacttgcaagaatgatgtgacccataatgtccaaaatttgtccactctgcatgctaatgaagagcaacaaatagtggaacccactactgattttcctttgtcacaaaatgaattacttgttgttccttgtgataaagaggagttgtgtgctgatgattcttttactcctatgccacaagtagcgaataagtgtgatacttttggtttggaaccatacaaatgtgctgaagataagctttttcatcctattacatgtgcacaagatgaactgaacttgctgtcctctttaaatactttgggttatattgaatttgatattctgtgtaatctaaattgtctaaaagagaaacttaaatttgattctggtttgccaagttttaatcattgctcgcttcatgcaattggcaaatatgacagcaaaggagaatatttggtgcataaagtttatatttgctctaatctaaaatatccttttgggccacaataccaagatcaaattgagggctgcactaacactaataatgtcttgcaaagttttcctagtttttccaaTATGCAACAGGGTAAGGccaaagaaggggagcattgctgGTTGTGGCCATGCAGCATAGTCGTCGCTCCATGCTCCAACATCAAAGCAAGCACCTTTGAATGCCATTGGGGCAAGTCGAGGACGACTTGCAgccaagaaggggagaatgatgaggacatcacctgcctggatacaaccacattagcaacttttgattcacag aaatacttacatggatcaagggaaggtttgattgcatatggaaagcatggaaggttaatgaagttgattggggaccaaatccatgtattcctaacgtcctccacctggacaccacgtcacttttggtccaaggaaagaaagagatcaaatccaacacgttttggggctggattcggactccaggacagctccaacttgtga